The DNA sequence TTGAACACCTGCATTCACCTGCATTCTtacttgtaattttatattGCAGGCTAGTAGCATTGCCTTCCACTTTTACACCTTTTGtctctttattttatatttttacattcatCCAGGCAGGATATGTAACCATGTCCATGTTTTCCTTTGTTTTATGGTTTGCATCTAAACAAATACAACTACTTCAGTCAAGTGGGTGTAATTGTGCTAATGTTCTGTATTGTAGGTGGTTCTGCGTCCTCAGAGCCCCTGCCAATCAGGACGCCAGCTTGCCCTACGCATCTTCAGTAAGGTCCGCCCCCCGGTTGGAGGGATTTCCGTCAAAGAGCACTTTGAGGTCACTAACATGAAATCCAGTGATGTTTGCATCACAACACTGGAGGAGCTTAATCACAAATATAGCTGTCCTCTTctttctgaaaaatgttttcatttgtagGTAAATGTGGTACCACTCACCATTCAGCTCATGTACCAGTTCTTCAAGAGGATGATGGGGTTTTTCTTCCCCGGAAGAAATGTGGAAGAAGAGGAAGTTGGAGATGAGGAAGACAAGTTCAGACTGGTTACTACAGGTTTGTGAACTTTTCTTTCTTGTCATGAGCATATGAGGTGACCTTCCCACCACAACAGGGATACTCAACTATGTTCACCtatatcacataaaaaaaaaaatctaattcattATAATTCATTTGTAAAGTACAAGCAATGGATCCTCTCGGAAAGCCGTATTTGGTCCATTTAAGTATCACTGTTCTACACCATTCTGTTTCTGGTGAACACTTGTTTTCTTTACATTCCTGTTTTAACCATTCTCTGCTCTCGCTGTACTGACATCAATAGTTTGCCCCATGCTGATCAATATCAGTTTACATCGATTCTTTTTCtccatttctctttttttcttccccTGTACTCCTGTGAGGGTATTAGATTGCTGTCTGCTGATGTCATGCCCATCCTTGTCTATTAAAAGCTCATCGTCCCTTTGACATTGAAGTGTTTTGTGTCTGGTATTGCTTCAGGGTGACTTTCGTGCATGTTGTAGAGTGTCTCAAGCGGCCGGTTACACAGAACgcatttttccattccactgcactatttttccattgttttttaaatgtaaacacatGCTAGACAGACCTGTTTGACCTTTGCGCTTacatcttttgcagcatcttgtGCATGACATGGCGTTCTAAAAGTGTGGAGCTCAACTTAAAAGAAGttcatcttttaaaaaatgcatctctAGACCTTGCATTTTTTCGTTCCACTGACCTGTGTCCTgtgtttttaacagcaaaaaacgtgttctgtgtgaattgGTCCTAAGGCTTGTTTTCTTGAATCACAGGTGTTGTGAAACCCAGGCAGCTCTCTGAAGACTCCATAGGAGGGCTTGGAACCGGGAAAGGGGTCACGCAAGGGTTAAATCGTACCGCTGGAGTCAGGAGGTCTTTTCGCAAACCACCTGAggtattttgattttaataagaTGACAGTTAAAACGTCTACTAAAACGTATAGATATTTAAGTTATCTAATCTGCCCCCCATTCAGCATCCTGTTGATGACATTGATAAGATGAAAGAGAGAGCAGCCATGAATAATTCTTTCATCTATATCAAGATTCCTCAGGTTCCCCTCTGCGTCAGTTACAAGGTTGGTCCTGGCAAttgttataatgtttttaaaaggctTCTCTTAAaagtttagttcacccaaaaatgaaaactgtcatcatttactcaccttcatgtcgttccaaacctgcaagatTTTCATTCGTCTTcgaaaacacaaattaaggtatttttaatgaaatctgaaagatttctgtccctccattgacagtcaaCGCAACTACtaatttgacgcttcaaaacgttcataaagagatcgtaaaactaatccatattaattgagtggtttagtaaAAAATTTTCTTaagagacatgatcgctttaatacccgaagcactggccgagattaGGCTGTTCTTGGCGGGTACACGAGCGctgaacggccgctgacggcctggagctcgcatctccaaAAACGTCTAAAGAAATTGTAAAATGGGTGCTATGATTAAAtgtgagtcacatatttcaggtccaaacaactacattctcacctaaaaaaaaaaaaactcttaactacagttcgtggtacaagtgtagtatttgtaaaaaaatacgGCAGATTTACTCGGCCGCCGTGACAGTCGCTTCAAGTGGAGTAATACGaacggtgaaaaggtaggagtaGATATCACTAGAACATCGCacagctctcagccaatcagattcgacaACCAGAAAGAGCTGTTGCAtaaatatactgtgtgtgtatatatatgtgtgtgtgtgtgtatatatatatatatatatatatatatatatatatatatatatatatatatatataaaataaatcttaaatacTGAGCAATGCTTTatctaaattaagtatttttccctaaatcaattaaattaaatcaattttCATCAATCAGTTTGACCAAACAGCCAATCTAACCAGCCTGGTTCACAATGTGTTATAAATAATAgttattgaaaaataaagtaTAGTTAAAAAAAAGGGTTTTTTACACTATTTTTCACTAAATGAAGACTATTGAATCATGAATCATTTTACTTCTCCAGCAAAACCATTGCAAATATGTATTGTTAATATTTATCACTTACCCTAGTGTGACTATGCATTTCTCTTGTGGTGTATCTGTAGGGAGAGAAGAGCAGTGTAGACTGGAAGGATCTGAACCTGGTTCTGCCCTGTTTGGAGTATCATAACAACACCTGGACCTGGCTGGATTTCGCAATGGCTGTGAAGAGAGACAGTCGTAAGGCTCTGGTCGCACAGGTAATCGCTCTCAAACCCCTCGGTCTCAAATTTAACTTTTACATACATATGAGAGTGTATTTGTAGTGTAGTAGTGTTCATATTCTGTTATACTTTTGTCCCAAAATAGATGATAAAGGAGAAGCTACGGTTGAAACCAGCCTCAGGCTCCGAGTCTCGGGGTAAAGCGACAGATGGGAAAGCAGACAGCAGCCTCCAGCAGCAGGTGGAGGACGAGAAGGCAAGACTTTTAATCGGCTTCAGCACCGCCGACAAGAGCTCCAGCAAAAAGAGCATCTTCAGTCGCCGCAAGTGAAACTCCTGTTCTCAAAGAAGCACTGCTGTACCTTGCTGAGTCCCCGTCAGTGGGAAAGGAGGGGGAACTATGATAAACAAACCAAGTCATCTTCACCAGTGGTGCCTTTAAACGTCCGTGCTGGGTGTGGACACAAAAACCAGCACCATGGTCAAGCCATGACTGCAGGCAATGAGAAGATGAGATTGTCATTCTACTGTCTAATATGAGTGCtgtattgtttttatgtgcTCCTATTGTGCCATAAATCATTTCAGCATATTTAAATGAACCACATACAGGATTAAACTATCTTTATCAAGTAAGATAAAATCCTCACAGTGTCCCACAATTCAACGGTTTATCTTCCGTTATCTCTATTTTGTGTTTTGAGCATTGTGACGCCTCTCCTGCTGGATCAGGAGATACTTGTGTATGTTGACGAAGCCACACGGAAGAGCAAGAAGAATCTGAAATTCACATATACTGGAAACCCATATTATCCCACGATTAGTGAAGTAAGCAAAGTAAATTTTTGAGCTCAAGATTAAATTGTACTTGACATTAGTTTGTTGACcactgttttactgtacttACTACATAGTGCAATACAAAAGCAAATGGACTGAGGATCTTCTGCTTGTGGAGCAGTTGTTTTCAGATGTCATGGGAAGCATCTTGTTTTATGCCATTTTTGCAGCCTGTCTGATTAATGCTTTGTAATTTTAACACTATGGCactttttacacaaaatattttctGATATTTTTGTATCTGTGGTTATCTTCTATATCATTTCAATAATGTCTTCAGATGCTGCTGATTTTTGCTTTTCAGCTTCAAAAGTGAAAGATGTTGTTtctgcttgaatgtttaaaaatgagcattatatttagattttctTTCCCCCACTGTGTCAGGCACTATTGTCTGGCAATTGTGTCTTAGTATTGTTCTTTGTACAAATAATGGGAGGTATTAAATGTCACCAAGCATGTAAATTAAAATTtgccaataaaataaaagcaggcCCCAATAAGCTCTtcaaatgtagttattttaaaccatttatttCTGGATTGGTAGTAATTAGTTATTTAAAGCTTTGatgtaattttgtttattatgttatgtaagtaataataaagatacataaattataatgattctttaaaacaattaacagtgttttaaagaaataaaatgtttattttaataatttcttagACTGAGACTGAAGTATACAGAAAAGCATAATATACCAGTATAAGATATTATAGTCACATTGGATGTAATTATTGTATCGTTCAAAAATACATTGATTCTGCACTGGACATTAGAAGCCACATGCTAGGGGGAAAAGGGTTACGTCCGTAAGCATGTGAGTTACATAATCAATCGATTATGACGTTTCTGATGCATGAAGTACATCGCTTTAACgagatcagtgtttatatgttaatattaatgaGTGGGCGGCGCTTTATATGTGTATCGAAGGTTTGGACACCCACTAATGTGCTTGTTAAAACGGCGTTATTTTGtgtggaaaagaaaagaagttGATATCAATATCTGACATGGGGATCACGTTTTATTGGCGGACTTCTGTGGGAGAATaggtttgtttttaaagaagaccGCAAGtggtttatttattgtttatgtaATGTGATGGGCGGCGACGGGAGTAAAAATAAGGTAAGAGTGTTTACTGCTCTAAAAATCACACCTTCCATTGATGGATAACAGAGTAATAGTTTGTACAAAAACGCAGAGTGTACACGGTCTGATTTAAATATTGATTGTGCTTTGCAGTTTCGTGCGACTAAAATAGAGGCTAAAATATCAATTTCATGAGGCAAAATTCAGACACATAAGTGGTTCCCAGTGTTCTCATGTGTTTTTCAATTAAATGTGTTTACTCAGTGTTATTAGAATGGTTTACAAGAGTAACACCTGACGatattaacaataatgacatacactcttaaaaataaaggttctttattggtatCGAtagttccataaagaacctttaacatccatggaacctttccattgcgcTAAAGGAgcgttctttatagtggaagagggttctttagattattaaaacgTTCTTCACACTAAGGCAAAAATGGTTCTTGAACTGTTCACTGTTCTTTGGgaaacccaaaatggttcttctatggcatagctgagaaaaacaaacctttatttttaagagtggaCGTAAAATAACCACGCACAAATTACAGTAACATCACATTACACAATAAATCACAGTTTAttagttaatttaaaaaaaaatatatatatatatatatgtataaatgtagaaaataatgaaaacatatAGCCTATAGTATActataaacattaatttgaatATTGTCATACAATTTGGCCCCAAAATGTATTTCACTTACAAAAGTATGAATTTGCattcaataataaaatagtGTTACTGACACTGTTGACAGTGTATAAGAGTTGAAATACCActtgattttatattttgctatataatgcaatgacattgcatTGGTTTGAATGCACACCAGCTACTGATCTGCATTATACGTTATCTTAAGTGTTTGTGATTTTGTACAGTAGTTTATCATTGATGTCCTTTTTACTGCAggcatcatcatcattactgGTGAAGAGGAGATCCTTGTCATGTCATCAGGGCTTCCTGTCTCTCTCGGCTCCGCTTGTTCATCACAGTCCATTTAGACGCAGGGCCCAGTGCAGAGAATACCCCATCTCTGAGCAATCTCGGCCCTCAAACGCAAACCCTGAGGGGCCTCGTCTAGAGTGGACACTGCCGGGCTTTATTTCCATTTTCCTGCCGGAATTCCCACACCGGTTTACTGGACACATGCATTTACAGGTAGCCTAGTTCTTTGACACAAGTCATaaaatcctttaaaaatgtgacataaataacacaaaaataaaaattcattatttattctcctcttgttgttccaaacccgtatgactgtctttgttctgtggaacacataaagagaaattttgaagaatggaAGTCCACAGATGaaacagtcatacaggtttggaaccacataagtgtgagtaaattatgattatttaaatttttttgtgaactgtTGCTTGTTtagtatacttttaaaaatagtagttatttcagaaataatatactttaaaagaatatacttaagtgcaaactgAATATAATGCTTTAGACACATCAATTGaagttaaatgaaaatgcatcACACTTAAAATTtatagtaaatgtaattagttgaACTTAAGAGTGTTTTTTGactaacttaaagggttagttcacccaaaaattctcaTGTCaattcacacccgtaagaccttcaacaaaaataacgactttattcaacaatatcttctcttctgtgtcattctcatacgttacttacgtccagcgcttccaggttctacaccagaacgccgactcattatcggctggctcctgcgtcagtatcacacacatgcgtcgtgctgctcacgtgatcagctttggccaatactgagccggcattcgacGTAAACACgaaagccttcactgtgcttactgcgtcaactgtgtaaggataatgacagggaagagaagagattgttgaataaagtcgttatttttgttttgtttttgcgcacaaaaagtattctcgtcgcttcataaaattaaggttgaaccactgcagtcacattgatagttttaacgatgtctttagtaccttttctgtcttacgggtgtgaaacaacacgagggtgagtaattaatgacagtattttcatttttgggtgaaccaaccctttaagtAAGCGTTATAATTACATCTTTATGTTTAAATTTGTAATCACTTCTGTTGTCTCTGAAATATGGTTCAAGTGTACTGCCGAATGTTAAAATGAACTGCCGTCAAACATTTATGGTaaaatattagtgctgtcaaatcaattaatcgcatATAACAtaagtttgtatatatatatatatatatatatatatatatgtgtgtgtgtgtatgtgtgtgtatttgtatatatgtgtatatatatacttttatgttagatgtgattaatcacgattaatcgatttgacagcacaataaaatatactttactgtcatttctattgaaacttgtaaaTTTACTTGTAAATTTATATCTAAGTAAGAGATACTGCCAAAATAAACTCAAGGTGACAAGGTGATTAGGACCCCGACGTGAAGTGTTATGTGGCTTCTCAGATACCCGGATGAGCTGTCATTATACAGCAATTGCTATTGATGACTGCCATTATCGGAGAATAGCTGACATCAGAATGatgcgattgaccaatcagaatcaagcatttcAGAGAGTCGTGTAATAATAtcgaataacacactacagataaaattataatcaagtactttacatgtgctttagtatggtAGTgtacacatcaaaataagtgtacttcctTAAAGCATAACAAAAGTTtataaaaacatgatttaaaatgtactttaaagtaaaacttttccCTTGACATGaatacaaagtgcactttttaaaagtgtacttaagtgtgtttagaaacaaaatctCTCCCTCTCCACTAATTAGCTTATTTGGTGTCTTGCCTCCTGACTACTCGTTGCCATCTCATTTCACTGAGCTGGCTGATTTTCTCACTTTACTAGCAAGACGTTGTATTTTGATCCATTGGAAAGGTCCTCACGTCCCCTCTCACTCTCAGTGGATAAAagatgctttattttttattaaattagaaaaaattaAACACTGTCTCCGTGGCTCCACGGTTAAATTCTCAACAATTTGGTTACCCTTCCTTGAGCATGTTAGATCTCTGCAGCTGGATGCAGCCCCTATTGATTGATGTTCCATCTATGCTGTACTATTTTTATCCTGTTTTTCCTGAATCCCGATTGTGCACTTGTATTGTCATGTTAGTAGCACATGTGCTGATAATTTATTACTATGCCTTAGACTCAATTAAGGATTGATTTGGTGCAGCCTATGTCTGTATTAATATACGGTTTGATTGTAAGTTATTGTATACTGTACtaaacttaatttattttaatttatttttttaacctaattttgtttttttgtgggttttttttttctttaaatgtgtttattattttctctctgttttgctgttgttttgaaaattcaataaataaatcgtaaataaaaaaaagtgtgtttagaaacatagtcatgaaattgtactctctttaagtataCCTAAGCGGCCTTTTttcaataatattatattacaagtacagtttttaaaaaatatatacttttaagatttgaagtacaacACAAGtgtacattcaatacaattaagtgcacttctttttcacaaggggtaCCTTTAAATCCTgtgatttttgtcttttgtaaCTAATGATTCTCTTCTCAGATTCTTGGTTTTATAGCGAAAGGTTCATTTGGTCCAATCCTGAAGGTTAAGGACCTGTCTAAAGATGAGATCTATGCTATTAAGGTGCTTTTTAATGCCTTGTTCTAAATTCTCTAtcattttatttccttttttaaaatgtgatatgTTTGGTAATTCGTACACTGCTCCTTCTTCACTTCAGAATTTCTTCTGTCACTGTTGGTTAGGTTTTACCCAAAGCTGATGTTTTGAGACATGGTGTCCTCCAGCAGTCCAAAGAGGAGGTGATAATTCAAGTGAGTCACACTGCGCCGCTGTTTCGGCTATGGCTCGTCTGATCTGGTTCTAACCGGGCCAGTGATACATGGACAACACTGACTTCCGCTCAGTCAATGCCCTATAAGCATGCGCACATTTCATACTTCAATTGTTTTGTTCATTCCATTAGAGTTTACTCTCACTTCCTCTCAGCGCCTGCACTCATGTCCATCTCATTTTGTGTTGTCAACTGTTACATTGTAGCGACAAGTCAGGCATCCTTTCCTCCTCAGTCTCCGGGACTGTTGGCAGAGCCAGAGAAATCTCTTCATCAGTGAGTCACACCACAATCAAACTCACTCTCCTTCTCCTTTCCTATGTTTTAAAGCAGACTTCAAACTGGGGTCCGGGAATCCTCAGAGGGCTGCAAGGGAAAATTTGAGAGAATAAAGAttacaaaaaattactaaatgtattttaaagcctgtatttttacattttaactcaatatatcaattaaatatatataatgcaatacACTTACtgaatttactatttcatttttCACTCTGCTTTCTAAAGACTGTTCAGAAATCATGGCTTTAATAGCAATCATTTTAttctactgaaaaaaaattaaaggggctatatgttaaatacagaaacccttgttattagcgacaccggtggctgttaagtgaactgcagctaGCAACGCAATGCTCGTGCTCGCATGCATAGTCCACATGTAACGTAAAGACTGAACGTGATTTAAGGCCTCGATATACTCGCGgcgaatttcatttttgttcttcgcttagaagtaaaaagaagttggaatACATTTGCAGCGATGTCCTGTTAACGAACGagcgacgtttagatgaatatgtaagcGCTGCACACTTTCatttcaataacaaaaaaaacaaaaacaaaagtgacagtagtgagaaaacagcagttaagcaataatctgatcatagtgatgtggatatgtttgcaccaactctgcaattcaccggcatcatgtcgacagatgaggtaattacAGTTATGATAGtctgattataaagtatatctGAGATAGACTATAtagatctggctatgtgagattatagtttgaattaatccattttatttgcatgacacattgacattacagtacagaatagcTCTTTCGGCATTATCCAGAACACAAGCATTCGTTTCAGGAGTCAGAACGGAAGAGAGGCTTTCGGGAgcgtcacatccttttgatttccccggcaaaaacgtcccgagtccttcatataaaaaaagtttacagGCTTTTATAGACAACCTAGAAGGAAGGActcgtttttttgtttgtttgtttgtttttgttacaagctgttcacacactGGCAATGAAAAAAATCCTTAATATATGAGATCTGACCGCACACTCACTTGCAAAAacttgaataaaaaataattacatataaaaaatcCTACATATAACTTTAGCCCttcaagtgttttattttacctttcTATAATACAGTCATCTTTAGCTTGCCCGCTAAGGGATTTATGGCAATATGGTCATGGTCTATAGGCCtacaaataaatttttattaatttgaaaatgTTTCTCTTCAGGTTTAACATATAACTGtactgtaatatattaaagtataaaatacacatacatatttatatatgtataaaaagttaacCTAATTATTTGCTACATATAAGATATTTTGCAGATATATCATGAAAACAATTAATCATGAATGTAAGTAAATGGATATACatttaattgaataaatataaaaaagaaagtatttaattaatttatataattaataaattgaaCTTTACCTAATAAAAtctggaaaatattttatatgtagaaaagaatttgtattgtatttaacCCGGAATATGTCTTGAAAAATCTGCCTAATGCTCTACTCCtatttaattttgtcattttccaTGGTTTATCTGTTTCGTTCAGTGTATTTTTGTTTCTAAACCTTTTCCCCCTATGTTCTTCTCTCCACGTCCGTTGGAGACGTAATCATTGTGTTTTGTCTTCTTCCTTTCCGTGACCCTGTGACAGACAGAAATTGTGTCACTGGCTTGTGATTATACTCAAAATACTGCTCCAGTTCATATCATGCTTGAATGAAGGCCCTTTAGAGTTTGATCTATAAGAAGGTGGCCTCAAGGTCAGGCCACTCAGTCTACTGTGACATTGTCTTTCTCATCTATTATGTTTTCTCTCACTCCTGTGTGTTTGTCTTCAGTGTGTGATTACTGCAGCACTGGAGACCTCTATACTTACTGGACACTGAAGGGCCAGTTTGATGAGAGAGATGTTCGTGTGTTTGCTGCTGAATTGGGCTCTGCCTTGGGTGAGTGTTGTTAGATTTATAATGTATGACACTTTACATgcttttaatttgtatttaaataatatgtttAGTCTTGTCTTGAGTCATTTTTACACACAGGTGTTGTAGATTTGTATCAATGACtgtaaaaaagtaatatgctaccacacttttttcattttcaggatTTTTGCATGACTTCGGAATAATTCATAGGGATGTGAAGGTATAAATTACAATATcatacaatatttaatttaatttgactgCTATGTTTTTGTATTCTGGTTTTTGACAGAAAATTGCCTCAAGTTGAACATCGAACATAAACAAGgaatattagaatattatgACCACTTTGACTGTGTTTAAAAATATgactaaatataaattaattattgaaaatgataaatgtttgtATTCAGTCCTATAAAATGCTCTGaaaaaaaaccatttttttattaaacagatgGAGAACATCCTTCTGACCGATAAAGGTAAAGCTGATCCAGACTAGAGAATTGTGGGAAAACCACCACcaccacatatatatatatataaatagatagatagacagatagattgcACTGTAACGCAACACTGTAAAGCAACAACAGCAaccacatatttttttttaataattttcaccTATACCAAGACAATGACCATATATGTCTTTTGTGTCTTTGGATTGTTTTCAGATGTCAATCCCAACTGTAAAACACTCTTTTAGCTTTTGGTAAAGGGAATTCTGGAATAGAAATACTAATGCTGTCTCATTTAGGTCACCTCCGCTTGACTGATTTTGGGCTGTCTCGCCGCCTTGAGCGTGGGGATAGAGCATTTACTATCTGTGGCACAATACAGTACATGGGTGAGGCTGGAATCTGAACTGCACTCGTTTTAAACAGTATAGGATTTCCATAGTACGACTGTGTTTACCATCAAGTATATCTGGCAGTAACTAAAGACATGTATAGCTCTAAGCAACTGAGCTATTTCTctaaaaatggatatttaattacattatgtGGTCATTAAACAGCTCCTGAAGTCCTGAGCGGGGGCCCGTACAGCCATGCTGCAGACTGGTGGTCTCTTGGTATTCTTATCTACGCTTTAGCCACTGGAGGGGTAAGACATGTCCAGAGGCGATACTACAAGATGAGCATTATACTTGATGGATGTGTCACACAAAATCAGCTCTGGAAAAATGTACAGATCTCAGTGCAGATCTCAGTAAAGTGCTACAGGCTTCTTATACAGACCGTCTGagacttttctttatttttttgattttttagTTTCCTTTGCCTGCAGAAGTAGACCACTGTAGTATGATGACCAGGGTTAGTGAGTATCCATATGACATGCCTGCCAGTCTCAGTCCAGCTCTGGCCTTCTTGCTCATAGAGGTgagctgatatatatatatatatatatatatatatatatatatatatatatatatatatatattatgtagacttataaagatgtcattaaaatatatatatatattttgtacaacccgaattactggaaatgttgggacgttttttaaaatttgaataaaatgaaaactaaaagactttcaaatcagccaatattttattcacaatagaacatagataacataacaatttttttaattgagaatttttattacacttttatgcacaaaatgagctaatttcaaatttgatgcctgttacaggtctcaaaatagttgggacgggggcatgtttaccatggtgtagcatctcctcttcttttcaaaacagtgtgaagacatctgggcatcgagattatgagtttctggagttttggtgttgaaattttgtcccattcttgcctgatataggtttccagctactgaagagttcgtggtcatctttgacctatttttctctataggtggaagatctggactgcaggcaggccagttCAGCACCCAGACTCTTCTACAATGAAGCCATGCtattgtaatagctgcagtatgtggttttgcattgtcctgctgaaatacacaagaccttccctgaaatagacgtcgtctagaggggagcatatgttgctctaaaacctttatatacctttcagcattcatagtgccttccaaaacatgcaagctgcccatactgtatgcacttatgcacccccataccatcagagatgctggcttttgaactgaacactgataacacgctggaaggtctccctgctctttagcctggaggacacggcgtccgtaatttccaacaagaatgtcaaatttggactcgtctgaccatagaacacttttccactttgaaacagttcattttaaatgactcttggcccacaggacatgacggcgcttctggaccatgttcacatatggcttcctttttgcatgatagagctttagttggcatctgcagatgg is a window from the Ctenopharyngodon idella isolate HZGC_01 chromosome 15, HZGC01, whole genome shotgun sequence genome containing:
- the rskra gene encoding ribosomal protein S6 kinase-related protein isoform X1; this encodes MGGDGSKNKASSSLLVKRRSLSCHQGFLSLSAPLVHHSPFRRRAQCREYPISEQSRPSNANPEGPRLEWTLPGFISIFLPEFPHRFTGHMHLQILGFIAKGSFGPILKVKDLSKDEIYAIKVLPKADVLRHGVLQQSKEEVIIQRQVRHPFLLSLRDCWQSQRNLFIMCDYCSTGDLYTYWTLKGQFDERDVRVFAAELGSALGFLHDFGIIHRDVKMENILLTDKGHLRLTDFGLSRRLERGDRAFTICGTIQYMAPEVLSGGPYSHAADWWSLGILIYALATGGFPLPAEVDHCSMMTRVSEYPYDMPASLSPALAFLLIELLCKIPTRRLRCLEHFQSQKFFCGMSFDSQLLQKRPIKPILELKNHPERSERSMRGLSSDLLQNFECDLLNSPSTPADLPPNLMKIELNEDTAGTETKASGTSSP
- the rskra gene encoding ribosomal protein S6 kinase-related protein isoform X2, which encodes MGGDGSKNKASSSLLVKRRSLSCHQGFLSLSAPLVHHSPFRRRAQCREYPISEQSRPSNANPEGPRLEWTLPGFISIFLPEFPHRFTGHMHLQILGFIAKGSFGPILKVKDLSKDEIYAIKVLPKADVLRHGVLQQSKEEVIIQRQVRHPFLLSLRDCWQSQRNLFIMCDYCSTGDLYTYWTLKGQFDERDVRVFAAELGSALGFLHDFGIIHRDVKMENILLTDKGHLRLTDFGLSRRLERGDRAFTICGTIQYMAPEVLSGGPYSHAADWWSLGILIYALATGGFPLPAEVDHCSMMTRVSEYPYDMPASLSPALAFLLIEVEDLDCRQASSAPRLFYNEAMLL